The following DNA comes from Vicinamibacterales bacterium.
GCGCTTCTTCCTGCTGCCGATGTTGACCGCGTGCGAGAACGTGGAGCTGCCCCAGGCGGAAGCCGGAGTGGCCGGCCCCGAGCGGCGCCGCCGGACGCGGGAACTGCTCGACTATGTCGGGCTTTCGCAGCGGGCGGCGCACCGGCCGTCGGAGCTGTCGGGCGGCGAGATGCAGCGGGTGGCGATCGCGCGCGCGCTGGCGAACAGGCCGTCGCTGCTGCTCGCCGACGAACCAACCGGTGAGCTGGATCAGGCGACCGGCGCGCAGATCGTCTCGCTCTTCGACCAGGTGAACCGCGACGGCACCGCGATCGTGGTCGTGACGCACGATCCGGCGGTGGCCGCGGCCGCTCGGCGCACCGTGCAGATGCGCGACGGCGCGATCGTCGAGGAGGGACGACGATGATCGTCAGGGTGGCGCTGCGCTCGCTGGCCGCGCGTCCGATCCGGAGCGCCGTGCTGGCAACGGGATTCGGCCTCGGCGTCGGCGTCATGGTCACGCTGCTCGGCGTCG
Coding sequences within:
- a CDS encoding ABC transporter ATP-binding protein; the protein is MSIPVIEAREVSRVFPMPAGPVRALRGVSLGIASGDYVSIVGPSGCGKSTLLSLLGCIDVPTSGKVLVDGEDVSRLPDATRSRLRLRRLGFVFQRFFLLPMLTACENVELPQAEAGVAGPERRRRTRELLDYVGLSQRAAHRPSELSGGEMQRVAIARALANRPSLLLADEPTGELDQATGAQIVSLFDQVNRDGTAIVVVTHDPAVAAAARRTVQMRDGAIVEEGRR